Genomic DNA from Sphingobium sp. WTD-1:
AATAGAGCGTTTCGACCTGATTGAGCAGGAAGCGGCCGTCGCCGTCCGCGCTGGCCAGCAGGGCCTCGCGGGCGGCAATGTCGAGCGGCAACGGGCGCCCCATCAGCGCTTCGGCCCGGTCCAGCAATTGTTCGAGCGCAGCGGCATCGAGCCGGCGCAGGATCAGCACCTGCGCGCGGGACAGGAGCGCAGCGTTCAGTTCGAAGCTGGGATTTTCCGTTGTCGCGCCGACCAGCGTGACCGTGCCATCCTCGACGAAGGGCAGGAAACTGTCCTGTTGGGCGCGGTTGAAGCGGTGGATTTCATCCACGAACAGCAGGGTCTTCTCGCCGCGCCGACCATGTTCCTTTGCGGCGGCGAAGACCTTCTTGAGGTCGGCGACACCGGAGAAAACGGCGGAGATCGGTTCGAAACGCATGCCGACGGCGTCGGCGAGCAGGCGCGATATCGTCGTCTTGCCCGTGCCTGGCGGCCCCCAGAAGAGGATGGACGACAGGCGGCCAGCCGCCACCATTCGGCCGATCGCCCCGTCAGGCCCGGTCAGATGTTCCTGGCCGACGACATCGGCCAGGACCGCCGGGCGCAATCGATCGGCGAGGGGAGCGTGAACCGAGCCATTTGCAGGGAGGTCGTCGGAAGCGAAAAGATCAGCCATCATTGCCAATATAGGGGCGCTTTGGCGATCAGGGAACCGGGCTGGACCGGATCGTTGCCCCTTGGGCGCGCTGGCGGAGAATGCGCAGATAGGTGTCGACCAGTGCCTGGTTCACCCGATCCCAGCCGAAATGCTCGGCCTGGGCCTCGGCCGCTGCCCCGGCGCTTTCGCGCGCAGCATGGTCGGTACAGTAGATTTGCAGCGCATCGGCGAACTTGCCGATTGCGCCGGGGCGGATCAGCCGCCCCGTTATGCCCTCGCGCACCAGGCTTTCGCTGCCGGTGGCGCGTGCCGCGACGGTCGGTAGGCGGCAGGCCATAGCCTCCAGCGTGACATTGCCAAAGGTTTCCGTGACCGACGGATTGAACAGCATATCCATGCTGGCGACCGCGCGGCCCAGATCGGCCCCGCCTTGGAAGCCGGTGAAGACGGCGGCGGGCAGGCGGTTCTGGAACCATTCACGCGCCGGCCCTTCGCCAACCACCAGTACCCTATGTGGCACCTTGCGCGCGGTCAGTTGATCAATCGTGTCGGAAAAGACGTCCAGCCCCTTTTCCATCACCTGGCGGCCGACAAAGCCGATCACCGGGACATCGTCGGCAAAGCCGAGCGACCGACGCCAGTCGAGGTCACGTCGCTCCGGATTGAAGATTTCGCGATCAATGCCACGGGTCCAGATGCCCACGTCATAGCTCATCCGCTGTTCGCGCAGCAATTGCGCCATCGATTCTGACGGCGCGACGATGGCGTCGCAACGGCGATAGAAACGGCGCAAAATCCCTTCGATCGCCGGTTCCAGGAAGGCGAGGCCATAATAGCGCGGGTAGGTTTCGAAGCGGGTATGGACAGATGCCACGGCTGGCAGCTTGCGGTCGCGCGCCCAGGTGAGTGCGCGGTGCCCGAGCGGATCGGGGCTCGACAGGTGGATCATGTTGGGCGCGAAAATTTTCAGGTCGCGTCGGGCAGAGCGCGACAGGCGGGTCGGGATCCGATATTCCGGGCGGCCGGGCACAGGGATGGATGGCGTGCTGACCAGGTCGCCGGTCGGCGGAAAGGCCGGGGTGTCGGTGGTCGGGGCATAGACGCGCACCGCCGCGCCCTGGCGCAACAGATAGCCGACGAAACGGTTGAGCGCCTGGTTCGCGCCATCGCGCACATAATTATAATTGCCGCTGAACAGCGCGACACGAAGTCCGGTAACATCCATCGCGGCCCCTTAACCCAGACCGGCGAAAAACCCAAGGAACCAGAGCATGTCTCGGGAATTTTGCTGAGGCTGACCGGGAAAGCCGGCCGGCATGATTGCCCCCGAAGGAGAGGATGTCTGCTGATGGCCGAGAGATTCCGCAAGGGAACACGGGTCAGGTGGAATTGGGGGCAGGGTGTCGGCCGGGGACGTATAGCTGAGCGGTTCGAGCGGCAAGTGGAGCGGATGATCGCCGGCTCCCTGATCCGTCGCAACGGGTCCACCCGCGATCCCGCCTATCTGGTCCATACCGACAAGGGTGACATGGTGCTCAAGCTTGGGTCCGAACTGAGCGTCGCCTGATCTAAGGCGGGCGGACGGGGCAAGCAGACCGCAACTGGCCATCGTCATTGCGCTGCAACCATGGCATGGAGCGGCATGACCCAGCCTTTCATGACCATCGATGCGCTGCTGATCGGTATGCCCCGGCCCTTTCGCGATGACGAGCATAGTGCCATTGGCAAGCTGCCGGTCGCTGGCCCGATCCGCATCAACTGGCTGGGGTTCGCGGGCGACGGGGTGGCCGATACGGTCCATCACGGCGGCTGGGACAAGGCGATCCATCTCTATCCGCAGGACCATTATGACTGGTGGCGGGATCGCAAGCCGGATCATCCACTGCTCGAAGCGCCCGGCGCCTTTGGCGAGAATATCGCCAGCCGCGGCATGACAGAAAGCGAGATCTGTCTGGGTGACCGGTTCAGTCTGGGCAGCGCGGTGGTGGAGGTGAGCCATGGCCGCCAGCCTTGCTGGAAGCTTGACCATCGTTTCGGCGCCCGCGACGTGATGGCGACGATCGTCAAGACCGCGCGCTGCGGCATCTATTTCCGGGTGATCCGCGAAGGCGAGGCGGAGGCCGGCACACAGATGGGGTTGCTGGAGCGGCCCTTGCCCGACTGGAGCATCGAGCGGGTCTTTCGCCTGCTGATCGGCGGCGGGCACAAGGCCGATCCTGATGCGGTGCGCGCGCTGGCGGAGATGCCGCAACTGGCCGAAGCCTGGCGCGAACGGGCGCGCAAGCTGGCGGCCTGATCGGCAGAGCCCGGATCAGGGCACAGATCATTTTGTCTACATGTCAAAGAGCGGGAAGGCTAGGCCGGCAGAGGCGTTGTAGGACAGCGAAAAATGCGGTCGGGCATCGTCGCGCTGACGCTCGGCCGACACGACAATGGATTTCCTACGAAGTTCACAGTGTCGTCGGGCGATTAGGCCTCTGATGCGCTCGTGACGCATCGATAACGCGCCACTCACGCGTCCATGACGCGACAGTCAGGCAGAAATTCGGGTCACCGCCGCGCGCCATCGACGCGACAGCCGGGCGACACCGAAGCGACTGTATGGAGAGCGAGAGACAGCGTGCGGGGAAGCTTTCCATCATCGGAGTAGATCATGCCTGGCCCGAATAGGAAAGGTCGGCTCTTTATGACCAGAAGCTGACGTTCCGAGTTCCTCCCCAAGCTTGCTTGGGGAGTTCAATGGAGACACGTGTCTCCATTGGACAGCGCGAAGCGCTGACGGAGGGGCAATGGCGCGACCTCATCTACTTGCCCCTCCACCGCCTTCGGCGGCCCTCCCTCTCCAAGCAAGCTTGGGAAGGATCTCGGACGTTCCGCAAACCACCCAATATCGCCATCGAAGCAAAAGGTTGCGCGCATAAGAGGAAGCGCTGGCATGCTCAAGGCACCCGCCTTCAGGCTGTCGACAACAACGTAGGAAAAGGAAGAGACCCTCAGGCCTCTTCCGCTTCCAGCTCCTGTTCGACCGGCGGGTGGAGCCGCAGGCGGGTGACGCGGCGGCCGTCGCTGGCCAGGATTTCCAGTTTCCAGCCGCTTTGTTCGTGCGGGATGATCTCGCCCGGTTCGGGGACGCGGCCGGCGAGCACGAAGGCGAGGCCGCCCAGCGTGTCGACATCTTCCTCGATCTCGCCCAGACGCGGGTCGATTTCCTCGGCCACATCGTCCAGTTCGGCGCGGGCATCGGCATCCCACATGCCGCCTTCCAACGGCACCAACATCGCTTCGGGCGCGTCGTCATGCTCGTCCTCGACCTCGCCGACGATTTCCTCGACCAGATCCTCGAAGGTCAGAAGCCCTTCGGTGCCCGAATATTCGTCCAGCACGATGGCCAGATGGGTGCGCTTTGCGCGCATTTCGGCGAGCAGGTCGAGCGCGCCCATGCTTTCGGGCACATAGAGCGGCTGGCGGATCAGCGGCGCCAGCGTGTCGGGCACGGGCGCCTTGCCGGCGAGGATCGCGAAGGCATCGCGGATATGGACCATGCCGACAATCGTATCGAGCGTCTCGCGATAGACCGGGATGCGGCTGTGACCGGCCTCGGCGAACAGTTCGGCCAGTTCGGCAAAGCTCGCCTGTTCCTCGATCGCGACGATGTCGGCGCGGGGCAGAGCGACGTCGTCGACCGTATGTTCGGAAAAATGCAGCAGGTTGCGGACCATCTGCCGCTCGATCGCGGACAGATCGCCCTTGGCAGGCGGGGCCGCGCCCTCTTCCTGCTCTTCCTCATCATATTCGTCGAGCGCCTCTTCCAGTTCCTTGCGGAGGCTGGGGGCTTCATTCTCGCCGAACAGGAGCGACTTCAGGCCGCTCCATAAACCGCCCTCGTTACTACTGTCCGCTTCCTTCGAACCGGCGCTATCCTTCGGGCTGCCTTCAGCCATCTTTCTTCCTATTCCCCTGTTTCAGAACATTGTCGAAGCCGGTGACAGACCGGATCCGAATAAGCATGATCAACCATTGTCCCGATCCCCATAAGGATC
This window encodes:
- a CDS encoding glycosyltransferase family 1 protein; this translates as MDVTGLRVALFSGNYNYVRDGANQALNRFVGYLLRQGAAVRVYAPTTDTPAFPPTGDLVSTPSIPVPGRPEYRIPTRLSRSARRDLKIFAPNMIHLSSPDPLGHRALTWARDRKLPAVASVHTRFETYPRYYGLAFLEPAIEGILRRFYRRCDAIVAPSESMAQLLREQRMSYDVGIWTRGIDREIFNPERRDLDWRRSLGFADDVPVIGFVGRQVMEKGLDVFSDTIDQLTARKVPHRVLVVGEGPAREWFQNRLPAAVFTGFQGGADLGRAVASMDMLFNPSVTETFGNVTLEAMACRLPTVAARATGSESLVREGITGRLIRPGAIGKFADALQIYCTDHAARESAGAAAEAQAEHFGWDRVNQALVDTYLRILRQRAQGATIRSSPVP
- a CDS encoding DUF2945 domain-containing protein; the protein is MAERFRKGTRVRWNWGQGVGRGRIAERFERQVERMIAGSLIRRNGSTRDPAYLVHTDKGDMVLKLGSELSVA
- a CDS encoding MOSC domain-containing protein, coding for MTQPFMTIDALLIGMPRPFRDDEHSAIGKLPVAGPIRINWLGFAGDGVADTVHHGGWDKAIHLYPQDHYDWWRDRKPDHPLLEAPGAFGENIASRGMTESEICLGDRFSLGSAVVEVSHGRQPCWKLDHRFGARDVMATIVKTARCGIYFRVIREGEAEAGTQMGLLERPLPDWSIERVFRLLIGGGHKADPDAVRALAEMPQLAEAWRERARKLAA
- a CDS encoding hemolysin family protein, translated to MAEGSPKDSAGSKEADSSNEGGLWSGLKSLLFGENEAPSLRKELEEALDEYDEEEQEEGAAPPAKGDLSAIERQMVRNLLHFSEHTVDDVALPRADIVAIEEQASFAELAELFAEAGHSRIPVYRETLDTIVGMVHIRDAFAILAGKAPVPDTLAPLIRQPLYVPESMGALDLLAEMRAKRTHLAIVLDEYSGTEGLLTFEDLVEEIVGEVEDEHDDAPEAMLVPLEGGMWDADARAELDDVAEEIDPRLGEIEEDVDTLGGLAFVLAGRVPEPGEIIPHEQSGWKLEILASDGRRVTRLRLHPPVEQELEAEEA